Part of the Streptomyces sp. NBC_00457 genome, GTGGGGGTACGAGAGGACGGGCGGAAAATATGAGGAGATACGACGTCCTACGTCCTGCAGTCAGCGCGACCATAGGAGGGGCTGTGAGGGCGGTCAAGGGAACGCACACGAATGGCGTATATGCCAGAGGTCGGACCAATGGCGCTGTGCCGTGCCGATGTTGACGAACCGTCATCGGTGAGACGTGGGACGTGGGACGTCCCGGGCGCGTACGATGCGGCGCATGTCCTCGGAGCCCAGGAACAGCCGGATACAGCGCGAGGTCGTACAGCTGATCCTCGACCGCAAGCTCCGGGTCGGTGCGCCGCTGCCCACCGAGACCGAGCTGATGGCCGACCTCGGCGTCAGCCGCAACTCCGTCCGCGAGGCCCTCAAGGCGCTCCAGGCGCTCGACATCGTGGAGATCCGGCACGGCTTCGGCACGTACGTCGGACAGGCCTCCCTGACGCCTCTGATCGACGGGCTGACCTTCCGCACACTGGCCCGGCACGAGGGCGACGCCGACGCGCTCGCCGACATCCTCCAAGTCCGCGAGGTGCTGGAGGAAGGGCTGATCCGGCGAGTGGCGCCGCTGCTCACCGACGCCGACCTGGACCGCCTCGAGTCCGTGGTGGACCGCATGGAGGCCGCGGGCCGGGCCGGTACGCCCTTCGCCGAACTCGACCGGGAATTCCACGAGTTGCTCTACGCCTCGCTCGGCAACGCCCTCGTGCCGCAGCTGCTCGGCGCCTTCTGGACCGTCTTCCGCCGGGTGGCCGGCGCCCTCGGCCGCCCCAACGAACCCGCACCGGAACTCACCGTCAGCCGCCACCGCGACATCGTCACAGCCCTGCGCGCCCACGACGTCGAGGGCGCGCAGCGCGCGATGGCCGTCCACTTCCAGGGAATCGAGGCGCGGGCGGCGGCGCCGGCGGGGCCCACCGGGTGAGCCGGCCGGCGGGGGGCGCCGTCCCCTGTGCGGCGCCCCCGTGGACAGTGTTCGTGCCACGGAAGCCTCTGGATGTGATCGAGGCCGAACCTCATACCTTGGTTGCCGTGCCATAGACCTTCGGGCGACAGCCTGGACAGGCCCCCGCTCCCCACAGTGAGGGCATGGAGAACACCAAGAACGGGATCAGCAGGGCGCGGTTCCTGGCCGGGGCCGTGGCCGCCGGAGTCGCGGGGGCGGCGATGCTGCCGGCGACCGGTGCACAGGCGACGGAGGCGACGGGGGGCCGCCGCGGGCTGCGGCACCGGGGTGTCGTCTACACCGTCGGCGCGGGGGAGACGCCCGGTACGGCCTTCAGCGCCGCCCGCATGCGCAGGGACATCCGGGTCATCCGCGACGACCTGCACGCCGACACCGTCGACGTCACCGGTGATGGCGTCGAACGCCTCAACACCACCGCCACCGAGGTCGCCGAAGCCGGACTGCGCGTCTGGCTGCAGCCCACCCTCGGCGACGCCCCCGAGCGGGACATCCTCGACCACATCGCGGAGACCGGCCGGCACGCGGAGCGGCTGCGCCGGCAGGGCGCGGGCGTCGACTTCAGCGTGGGCTGCGAGTTCTGGCTGTTCGTGCCGGGGATCGTGCCCGGCGAGACGGTCCTTGAGCGCATTGAGAACCTCCTGAACGGCACGGTCGACTGGGAGAAGATGCAGCGCCGTCTCGACGCTTTCATCGCCAAGGCCGCCGCGGTCGGCCGCTCCGTCTTCCACGGCCGCCTCTCCTACGCCGCCGCGCAGGACGACAAGGTCGACTGGAACCTGTTCGACATCGTCGGCATCGACTACTACTCCTCCCACCGCGACCGCGCCGACTACGTACGGGAGTTGAAGCGCTACCTCCGCTGGGGCAAGCCTCTCGCCATCACCGAGTTCGGGACATGCACGTTCGTCGGCGCCCCCGAGGCGGGCGGTATGGGCTGGAACATCGTCGACCACTACAAGACTCCGCCGGAGATCAAGGGGAATCCGGTTCGGAGTGAGCGTACGCAGGCCGACTATCTGGTCGAGCTGCTGGACGTCTTCGAGTCGATGGGGCTGTATGCCGCCATGGTCTTCGAGTTCGTCACCGCGGACTCCGAGCACCGGGCGGACGATCCTCGCTACGACATCGACATGGCGAGCTACGCCATCACGAAGCCGATCAAGGACCGGCCGGGGGACCCGGAATCGGACTGGCACTGGGAGCGGAAGGAGGCGTTCGGGGCGATTGCGCGCCGCTGGGGGTGCCGGGTGTAGGTCGTGGGCGTGTGCGGGTTCGTTGTGGCTGGTCGCGCAGTTCCCCGCGCCCCTTGCGGGGCGCGGGTGGTACCGCCGTCTAGTCGCAGTACGTGTCCTTTCGCGGCCTCTCCCCGGTCGCCAGGAACCTCGACACCACGTCGTCCCCGCACGCCGTGCCGTTGGCCAAGTACGCGTCGTGGCCCGTCGCGTCGTTGACGACCATGACCGCGCGCTTGCCGAGGGCGGCACGCAGCTTCAGGGCGCCGCTGAGCGGGGTGACCGGGTCGCGTTCGTTCTGTATGAGGAGGACGTTGGACGGGCCGCGGTCGGTGATGCGTACCGGCGCCTCGCGCGGCTCGTTCGGCCAGGCGGCGCAGAGCATCGCGTTGCGGGGCATGCCCGCGGTGAGCGGGAACTCGGCCCGGCTCTTCGCGACGTCGGCCTCGTACGCGGCGGCGGACTCGGGCCAGTCGGCGTCGTTGCAGATGGTCCCGGCGCCGACCGCGGTGACGTTCTGTAGCACCTCCTCCGGCGGGGACGGCGGCGCGGGCGGCACGGTCCCCTTCCGCGCGGCGACGATCAGCTGGGCCAGGTCCTGGAAGTCGTCCGGGTCGTCCAGGTCGTTCAGCATCGCCTGGCGCAGGTCGTTGCCGTCGAGCACGGGCGGGTTGTGGCCGGGCCAGGGGATCGGTTCGCGGTCGAGGCGGGCGGCCAGGCTCAGGAAGCCGGACCGCACCTCGGCCGGGGTCGCGGCGACGCGGTCCGGATTGCCAGGCGCGGAAGCCCACTTGGCGAACTCCGGGAACGCGTCCTCGACACCCTGCTCGTGGGCGGCCAGCCAGGCGCGCTGGACCCTGACAGGGTCGGGATTGTCGTTGCTGTCCAGCACGATGCGGTCGGTGCGGTGCGGGTACAGCTCGTTGTAGATCGAGCCGACATAGGTGCCGTACGAGACACCCCACGCGGAGATCTTCCGCTCGCCGAGCGCGGCCCGGATGCGATCGAGGTCGCGGGCCTCGTTGACGGAGCTGAGGTGCCGGATCAGCTCGCCGCCGTTGCGGGCGCAGGCGTCCGACAGGCGCTTCGCGGTGACCAGGTTCTCCGTGATGGAGCCGTCGGGGGCGGGCCAGGGCCGGGTCGCCGTGAGGGCGAGGTCGCGGCGTTCGAGGCCGCAGTCGACGGAGGTGGAGGGGGCCAGCCCGCGCGGGGCGAACCCGATCAGGTCGTAGGCGTCGCGCACCTTCTGCGGCAGCTTTTGGCCCTTGCCCGACGGGTCGTTGAGGCTGGTGCCGCCGGGTCCGCCGGGGATCAGCAGTAAGGCGCCCCGGCGGGCGGACGGGTTCTCGCTCGGGATACGGGAGACGGCGACGTCGATCGTCGGCCCGTCCGGGGCGGCGTAGTCCATCGGCACCTCGACCGTCGCGCACTGCTGTCGTGGATCGAGGCCGGTGCCCTCGCACTTCGTCCACTTCAGCGACTTCGGCGACTTTGGCGCGGGCCCGCTCGTGGCGGACG contains:
- a CDS encoding FadR/GntR family transcriptional regulator encodes the protein MRRMSSEPRNSRIQREVVQLILDRKLRVGAPLPTETELMADLGVSRNSVREALKALQALDIVEIRHGFGTYVGQASLTPLIDGLTFRTLARHEGDADALADILQVREVLEEGLIRRVAPLLTDADLDRLESVVDRMEAAGRAGTPFAELDREFHELLYASLGNALVPQLLGAFWTVFRRVAGALGRPNEPAPELTVSRHRDIVTALRAHDVEGAQRAMAVHFQGIEARAAAPAGPTG
- a CDS encoding abortive phage infection protein, which gives rise to MENTKNGISRARFLAGAVAAGVAGAAMLPATGAQATEATGGRRGLRHRGVVYTVGAGETPGTAFSAARMRRDIRVIRDDLHADTVDVTGDGVERLNTTATEVAEAGLRVWLQPTLGDAPERDILDHIAETGRHAERLRRQGAGVDFSVGCEFWLFVPGIVPGETVLERIENLLNGTVDWEKMQRRLDAFIAKAAAVGRSVFHGRLSYAAAQDDKVDWNLFDIVGIDYYSSHRDRADYVRELKRYLRWGKPLAITEFGTCTFVGAPEAGGMGWNIVDHYKTPPEIKGNPVRSERTQADYLVELLDVFESMGLYAAMVFEFVTADSEHRADDPRYDIDMASYAITKPIKDRPGDPESDWHWERKEAFGAIARRWGCRV
- a CDS encoding alpha/beta hydrolase, translating into MKPMTKSLALIAAASGIVFGVVTPLTASATSGPAPKSPKSLKWTKCEGTGLDPRQQCATVEVPMDYAAPDGPTIDVAVSRIPSENPSARRGALLLIPGGPGGTSLNDPSGKGQKLPQKVRDAYDLIGFAPRGLAPSTSVDCGLERRDLALTATRPWPAPDGSITENLVTAKRLSDACARNGGELIRHLSSVNEARDLDRIRAALGERKISAWGVSYGTYVGSIYNELYPHRTDRIVLDSNDNPDPVRVQRAWLAAHEQGVEDAFPEFAKWASAPGNPDRVAATPAEVRSGFLSLAARLDREPIPWPGHNPPVLDGNDLRQAMLNDLDDPDDFQDLAQLIVAARKGTVPPAPPSPPEEVLQNVTAVGAGTICNDADWPESAAAYEADVAKSRAEFPLTAGMPRNAMLCAAWPNEPREAPVRITDRGPSNVLLIQNERDPVTPLSGALKLRAALGKRAVMVVNDATGHDAYLANGTACGDDVVSRFLATGERPRKDTYCD